GCGAGGTACATGCCGACGAGCCCCTTGCGCGCCGGAATCGGCGGCCCCGGGAGCACCTTGACGTGCTCGGCGAGGCGGGCGAGGAACTCGGCCGGGCCGCTGCCGCGCAGGTCGCGCACCACGCGGTGATAGGGGAGCACCTGCATCTGGTCGTGCGGGAAGGCGACGGCGAGGAAGCGGTTCCAGTCGCCGACCGGTGCGTCGACGCTCGCCCCCTCGTCGCGCAGCTTGGCGCGCGTGCGCGCGGCGGAGGCGGCGCGGTGGTGGCCGTCGGCGATGTACAGGCAGGGGAGACGGTCGAAGCCGGCGACCAGTCGGTGCATCGGCTCGCCGGTGACCTTCCAGACCGTGTGGCGGATGCCGTCCTCGGAGGTGAAGTCGTAGAGCGGCGCGTCGGCGGCGACCTCGGCGGCGACCGCGTCGATCTCGGCGCTCGCCCGATAGGTGAGGAAGACGACGCCGGTCTGCGCGCGCGTCGTGGTGATGTGGCGCGTCCGGTCGTCTTCCTTGTCGCGGCGCGTGCGCTCGTGCTTCTTGATCAGGTCGTTGTCGTACTCGTCGACCGAGTAGCAGGCGGCGAGCCCGGTCTGCGCGTGCGAGCCCATGACGAGCCGATAGAGATAGAGCGACGGCTCGGCTTCGTGGACGAGCGGGGCAGCGGCGGTGATCCCGGCGAGCGCGCTCTTGGCCTTGGCGTAGACCGACGCGTCGTACGGGTCGGTGCCGGCGGGCAGATCGATCTCGGCGCGGGTGACGTGGAGGAAGGAGAGGGGGTTGTCCGCGGCGAGCGCCCGGGCCTCGTCGGTCGAGACCACGTCGTAGGGCACCGAGGAGACCCGCGGGGCGGACTCCTCCGAGGGCCGCAGGGCCCGGAATGGACAGATCTTGGACATGGTCCGATTCTAGTCGGGGGGGCCGTCTCCCGCCCTATGCGGACGGGTGGGACCCCCCGGAAAGGTGGGATTCAGCAACCGCATTGTTGACTAGTTAACTCTCATTTGAGAGGGTCGTGCCTTAGGATCCGCCGCTAACTTGCGACTTCGCCGACTCCTCCTCGCCGCCCTCTACCTCCTCTCTCTTGCCGCCCTCGCTGCGGCCTACGGACACGGGAAGGAGTACTACGCGACGCCGCTCGTCGAGCGTCCGCACCACAATCTCCACTGGGAGCTCAAGCCCGGCGGATCGGTCGGGCGGACCTACGGGGTCGTCGGCGGCGTCCTGATGCTGGCCCTCCTGGGCTACCCGTTGCGCAAACGCTGGCGCCTGCTTCGGCGAGCGGGGCGGATGGCGCTCTGGCTCGACGTCCACATCTACTTCGGCGTCGTCGGTCCGCTGCTCGTGGTCCTGCACACCGCCTTCAAGGTTCAGGGGCTGGTGGCGGTGGCCTTCTGGTCGATGGTCGCGGTGGCCGGCAGCGGGATCTTCGGGCGCTTCCTCTACGGCCAGATCCCGCGATCCGCCGCCGGAGACGAGCTGACGCTCGCCGAGGCGACGGCGCTCGACCGCGAGCTCGCGACCGAGCTCCGGGGGCTCGGCCTCACCGCCGACCAGCTCGCCCGGCTCGATGCGGTCGGTGGCGAGGGCTGGAGCGCCGACGCCGGGACCCTGGCGCTCGTCGCCCGCCTGCCGTTCGAGCCGATCCGCTTCGCCGCCCGGCTGGCGCGATTCCGGCGCGAGTGCCGCGGTGTGCCGCGCGAGCTGCTGGCCCGATTCGCCCGCCTGGCGCGGCAGAAGGCCCTCCTGCGTCGCCGGCTGCTGTTGTGGAGCCGGCTGCACGAGCTCTTCCACTACTGGCACGTCCTGCACAAGCCGTTCGCGGTGCTGATGTACCTGTTCGTCGCCATCCATGTCGGCGTTGCGTGGATGACCGGCTACGCCGGGGGGCTGCCATGACGGGGCGCCACCACTCCCTGGCGCGGCTCGCGCTGGCCGTTGCGCTGGCGGCGCTGGCCTCGCCGCTGCCGGCACAGATCTCGCCCGGGCCGCTCGCGCAGCCGCACGCCGGGCTCGACGGAAGTCGCAACTGCCTCGCCTGCCATCGTGCCGGCAAGGGCGTCGATCCTGTCCTCTGCCTCGACTGCCACCGGGCCCTCGGTGCGCGCCTGGCCGCCGGCAAGGGCCTGCACGCCCGCGCCGGCCACGAGCGCTGCGAGCGCTGCCACAGCGAGCACCAGGGCGCCGAGTTCGCGCTCGTCTTCTGGGGCAAGGCCGGACGCGATGCCTTCGATCACCGCGAGGCGGGTTGGCCGCTCGTCGGCAAGCACACGCAGCTGCGCTGCGCCGAGTGCCATCGCGCCGATCGCGTCGATGCCGCGCTCGTGAAGCTGGAGCCGAAGCTCGACCGGGCGAGGACACTCCTGGGTCAGCCGACCTCCTGCGTCGGCTGTCACCGCGACCCGCACCTCGGGGCGCTCGCGCCGGCGGTGTGCACGGACTGTCATGGGCAGACGAGCTGGAAGCCGGCCGCCGGATTCGACCACGCGCGGACGCGCTATCCGCTGACCGGGGCTCATCTCAAGGCGCCCTGTCTCAAGTGCCACGCCCAACAGACCGGCTCTGCCGCGAGCGCCGAGAAGACGATCGTCCTCTCGCAGTTCAAGGGGCAGCCGTCGCCGGACTGCGCCCGCTGTCACGCCGACGTGCACAAGGGCCGTCTCGGCAGCGACTGTGCGCGCTGCCACACCACCGAGCGCTTCACCGCGGCGGCCGTGCCGGCAGCCGGCTTCGACCACGAGCGCACGAGCTACCCGCTGCGCGGGCTCCACCGCAAGGTCGACTGCGCGAAGTGCCACACCCCCGGGCGGGAGCTCCGCATTCCGAAGTTCGACCGCTGCGAGACCTGCCATCGCGACGTGCATCTCGGGCAGCTCGCCAGGGCCGGCGGCAGCGGAGGTTGCGTGACCTGCCACTCGGTCGACGGCTTCACCCCGGCGCGCTACGGGCCGGAGGAGCACGGACGGAGCGCCTTCCATCTCGAGGCGGCCCACCTGGCGGTGCCCTGCTCGGCGTGCCACCGAACGGTCGCGCCGTCGACCTTGCCGCCGCCGTTGGCGCAGCGCGGCCTCACGCCGGTGGTGCGCTACCGCTTCGCCACGACCGCCTGCCGCGATTGCCACCCGGACCCGCACGGCGGCAAGCTCGATCGCTTTGCCGGGACCGCCGGATGCGCCGCCTGCCACACCCAGACCGCCTGGCGACCGGCGAGCTTCGACCACGAGAAGAGCCGCTATCCGTTGCGCGGCAAACATGTCGCGGTCGCGTGCTCGAAGTGCCACCCGCGGGGAGCCGACGGCAAGGTTGAGTCGATGAAGCTGCGCGATCTCGCGCTCGACTGCGCCGGCTGTCATCGCGACCCGCACGCCGGGCAGCTCGCCCGCGCCGGCGTGACCGCCTGCGAGCGCTGTCACGCGGTCGACGGCTGGAGGCCGGCGACCGGATTCGACCATCAGCGCGACTCGCGCTACCCGATCGACGGCGCACACCGCAAGGTCGCCTGCGCGGCCTGCCATGCGAGCGAGACGATCGGTGCCGACCGGGCGGTGCGTTACAAGCCGCTTCCGGTCGCTTGCGAAGGGTGCCACCAGGGAAAGCGTCCGACCGGAACGGGGACGAGTCGTTGACCGAGGACGTGCTCCTCTGGGCCGCGGCGTTCGTCGTTGCCGCCGCGATCGTCGTTCCCTATGCGATCGCCTTCCACCGGACGCGCCGGCGCGATCGCGAGCGCCTCGTCGAGGCGCGCGGTCTGGGCATCGACAAGCCGCATGCGCAGTTCCCGTTCGTCGACGCCGTCGCCTGCATCGGCTGCGGGAGTTGCGTGCGGGCTTGCCCCGAGGGCGACGTGCTGGGAGTCGTCGGCGGAATCGCGGTGGTGGTCAACGGCATCCGCTGCGTCGGTCATGGGCGCTGTGCCGAAGCCTGCCCGGTCGGCGCGATCGAGGTGGGACTCGGCGACCTGAAGGGTCGACCCGACGTGCCGATCCTCGACCAGCAGGGCGAGACGACGGTTCCCGGCGTCTTCGTGGCCGGCGAGCTCTCGGGCCTGGCCCTGGTGCGCAATGCGGTGGAGCAGGGCGAGCACGTGGTCGATGCCATCGCCCGGCGACTCGCCTCGCGACCCCGGCGGAGCGCGGAGGTCGATTCCGCTCTCCTCGACGTCCTGATCGTCGGCGCCGGTCCGGCCGGGCTCGCGGCGGCGCTGGCGGCGCGCCACCATCGCCTCTCGGCCCTGGTGCTCGACCAGGCGGCGGACCTCGGCGGCACGATCCTGCACTTCCCGCGGCGCAAGCTGGTGCTGACGCGCCCGGTGCCGTTCCCGCTGGGCGGCGGCCTCGATCGCGAGGAGTACAGCAAGGAGGAGCTGCTCGAGCTGCTCGCCGGAGAGATCCGCCGGCACGGTCTCGAGATTCGCTACGGAGCACGGCTCGCGAGGATCGAGAGAGACGGTGACGAGCTCCGCGCGATCACCTCCACCGGCACGTTGCGCGCGCGCCAGGTCGTGCTGTCGCTCGGCCGGCGCGGCACGCCGCGAACGCTCGGCGTGCCGGGCGAGGAGCTGCCGAAGGTGATGTACCAACTGCGCGATGCGGAGACCTACCGCGGACAGCGGCTGCTCGTCGTCGGAGGAGGCGACAGCGCGGTCGAGGCGGCGATCGGCCTCGCTCGCCAGCCG
This genomic window from Holophagales bacterium contains:
- a CDS encoding DUF1015 domain-containing protein, with the protein product MSKICPFRALRPSEESAPRVSSVPYDVVSTDEARALAADNPLSFLHVTRAEIDLPAGTDPYDASVYAKAKSALAGITAAAPLVHEAEPSLYLYRLVMGSHAQTGLAACYSVDEYDNDLIKKHERTRRDKEDDRTRHITTTRAQTGVVFLTYRASAEIDAVAAEVAADAPLYDFTSEDGIRHTVWKVTGEPMHRLVAGFDRLPCLYIADGHHRAASAARTRAKLRDEGASVDAPVGDWNRFLAVAFPHDQMQVLPYHRVVRDLRGSGPAEFLARLAEHVKVLPGPPIPARKGLVGMYLAGRWYTLELPPAADGSTYAGLDVARLQETVLTPLLGIEDPRTDKRIDFVGGIRGTRELERRVDSEEMAVAFAMVPVSVEDLMAIADEGGIMPPKSTWFEPKLRDGLLVHQF
- a CDS encoding NAD(P)-binding domain-containing protein, which produces MTEDVLLWAAAFVVAAAIVVPYAIAFHRTRRRDRERLVEARGLGIDKPHAQFPFVDAVACIGCGSCVRACPEGDVLGVVGGIAVVVNGIRCVGHGRCAEACPVGAIEVGLGDLKGRPDVPILDQQGETTVPGVFVAGELSGLALVRNAVEQGEHVVDAIARRLASRPRRSAEVDSALLDVLIVGAGPAGLAAALAARHHRLSALVLDQAADLGGTILHFPRRKLVLTRPVPFPLGGGLDREEYSKEELLELLAGEIRRHGLEIRYGARLARIERDGDELRAITSTGTLRARQVVLSLGRRGTPRTLGVPGEELPKVMYQLRDAETYRGQRLLVVGGGDSAVEAAIGLARQPGNRVTVSYRKSGFFRIKRKNEDAIAALIARGKVQVLFDSQVTAIHPDQVSLETATGSLQLENDYVFVLIGGDPPYALLRGMGVRFGGEQAGSV